A portion of the Streptomyces coeruleoprunus genome contains these proteins:
- a CDS encoding ATP-dependent helicase — translation MARTALDSFSPATRGWFTGAFSAPTAAQEGAWRAIGAGSDVLVVAPTGSGKTLAAFLAALDRLASTPPPADVKKRCRVLYVSPLKALAVDVERNLRSPLTGIRQEAVRLGLPEPEVRVGIRSGDTPAAERRSLATRPPDILITTPESLFLMLTSATRDALTGVETVILDEVHAVAGTKRGAHLAVSLERLDELLPRPARRIGLSATVRPVDEVARYLSPQRKVEIVQPRSGKEFDLSVVVPVEDLGELGGSPAGDAGADGGEKPSIWPHVEERITDLVQAHRSTIVFANSRRLAERLCNRLNEIAYERATGEALPDGGSPAEVMAQSGAAKGAPALLARAHHGSVSKEQRALVEEDLKAGRLPAVVATSSLELGIDMGAVDLVVQVESPPSVASGLQRVGRAGHQVGAVSTGVVFPKYRGDLVQAAVVTERMRTGAIESLRIPANPLDVLAQQLVAMVSMDTWQFDDVLAVVRRAAPFAALPESAFTAVLDMLAGRYPSDAFAELRPRVVWDRVTGAVTGRPGAQRLAVTSGGTIPDRGLFGVFLAGADPKKGGGRVGELDEEMVYESRVGDVFTLGTSSWRIEDITRDRVLVSPAPGVPGRLPFWKGDQLGRPLELGRAVGAFLREVGALAPDDARLRLVAAGLDAWAADNVLAYLDEQRRACGHVPDDRTILVERFRDELGDWRVVVHSPFGAQVHAPWALALGARLSERYGMDAQVMHADDGIVLRLPDADLMGLDLLDQDPSAPGLEYDSEQAPVGAADVAFDKGEVDRIVTEQVGGSALFASRFRECAARALLLPRRNPGRRTPLWQQRQRAAQLLEVASEFGSFPIVLEAVRECLQDVFDVPGLQELMGDIEARRVRLVEVTTPEPSPFARSLLFGYVAQFLYEGDSPLAERRAAALSLDSRLLAELLGQAELRELLDPEVLAELERELQWLTDDRRVKDAEGVADLLRVLGPLTDAELAERGADPAWAPELAATRRAIRVRVAGADHWAAVEDAGRLRDALGTALPVGVPEAFTEPVKDPLGDLLARYARTHGPFTSGQAAARFGLGTAVTDGALHRLAASGRIVQGEFHPSGIGQEWCDAAVLRRLRRRSLAALRHELEPVPPAALATFLPQWQHLGSSSLRGIDGLARAIEQLQGAPVPASALEKLILPSRVRDYSPTLLDELTTTGEVVWAGAGALPGKDGWVSLYLADAAPLLLPPPHPLELTALHESVLAALSGGYGLFFRQIADQVRAATHPDATDPQLADALWDLTWSGRLTNDTLAPLRSLLGSGRTAGSTAHRARRAVPRGRYGTLTATALGAASRSPGRAASRSGPPTVSGRWSLLPPAEPEPTHRAHALARTLLDRHGVVTRGAVAAEGVEGGFSATYRVLSAFEDSGQARRGYVVEGLGAAQFAMDGAVDRLRAAANARDRGDGSTAPSAVVLAAADPANAYGAALPWPEPPTGAGHKPGRKAGSLVVLVDGELTLYMERGGKTLLSWATDPDDPRLHAATDALSEAARAGALGTVTVERINATPALTSPLSPTLESSGFHATPRGLRIRA, via the coding sequence ATGGCCAGGACTGCGCTCGACTCGTTCTCTCCCGCGACCCGCGGCTGGTTCACGGGTGCCTTCAGCGCGCCCACGGCGGCGCAGGAAGGGGCCTGGCGGGCGATCGGCGCGGGGTCGGACGTGCTCGTGGTCGCCCCGACCGGGTCCGGCAAGACGCTGGCCGCGTTCCTGGCCGCCCTGGACCGGCTGGCGTCGACGCCCCCGCCCGCGGACGTGAAGAAGCGCTGCCGGGTGCTGTACGTGTCGCCGCTGAAGGCGCTCGCGGTGGACGTGGAGCGGAATCTGCGCAGCCCGCTGACCGGCATCCGGCAGGAGGCCGTGCGGCTCGGGCTGCCGGAGCCGGAGGTGCGGGTGGGGATCCGCTCGGGCGACACGCCGGCCGCCGAGCGGCGCTCGCTGGCGACGCGGCCGCCGGACATCCTCATCACGACGCCCGAGTCGCTGTTCCTGATGCTGACCTCCGCCACGCGGGACGCGCTGACCGGTGTGGAGACGGTCATCCTCGACGAGGTGCACGCGGTCGCGGGCACGAAGCGGGGTGCCCATCTGGCGGTGTCGCTGGAGCGCCTGGACGAGCTGCTGCCCCGCCCGGCGCGCCGAATCGGCCTGTCCGCGACGGTCCGGCCGGTGGACGAGGTCGCCCGGTATCTGTCGCCGCAGCGGAAGGTGGAGATCGTCCAGCCACGGTCCGGCAAGGAGTTCGACCTGTCCGTCGTGGTCCCGGTCGAGGACCTGGGCGAGCTGGGAGGGTCGCCCGCCGGCGACGCCGGCGCCGACGGCGGCGAGAAGCCGTCGATCTGGCCGCATGTGGAGGAGCGGATCACCGATCTGGTGCAGGCGCACCGCTCGACGATCGTGTTCGCCAACTCGCGGCGGCTGGCGGAGCGGCTGTGCAACCGCCTCAACGAGATCGCGTACGAGCGGGCCACGGGCGAGGCGCTGCCCGACGGCGGCTCGCCGGCCGAGGTGATGGCGCAGTCCGGCGCGGCCAAGGGGGCTCCGGCGCTGCTTGCGCGGGCGCACCACGGCTCGGTGTCCAAGGAGCAGCGGGCCCTGGTGGAGGAGGACCTGAAGGCCGGCCGCCTGCCCGCCGTGGTCGCCACGTCCAGCCTGGAGCTGGGCATCGACATGGGCGCGGTCGACCTGGTGGTGCAGGTGGAGTCGCCGCCGTCGGTGGCCTCCGGGCTGCAGCGGGTGGGCCGCGCCGGGCACCAGGTGGGCGCCGTGTCGACGGGCGTGGTGTTCCCGAAGTACCGGGGCGATCTGGTGCAGGCCGCGGTGGTGACGGAGCGGATGCGCACGGGTGCCATCGAGTCGCTGCGGATCCCCGCCAACCCGCTGGACGTGCTCGCCCAGCAGCTGGTGGCCATGGTGTCCATGGACACCTGGCAGTTCGACGACGTGCTGGCGGTGGTGCGGCGTGCGGCGCCGTTCGCCGCGCTGCCGGAGTCGGCGTTCACGGCGGTGCTGGACATGCTGGCCGGGCGCTATCCGTCGGACGCGTTCGCGGAGCTGCGGCCGCGGGTGGTGTGGGACCGCGTGACCGGTGCGGTCACCGGCCGCCCCGGCGCTCAGCGGCTGGCCGTCACGTCGGGCGGCACGATCCCGGACCGGGGACTGTTCGGGGTGTTCCTGGCGGGCGCCGACCCCAAGAAGGGCGGGGGCCGGGTCGGCGAGCTGGACGAGGAGATGGTGTACGAGTCGCGTGTCGGCGACGTGTTCACGCTGGGCACGTCGTCGTGGCGGATCGAGGACATCACGCGTGACCGGGTGCTGGTCTCGCCCGCGCCGGGTGTGCCGGGCCGGCTGCCGTTCTGGAAGGGCGACCAGCTGGGCCGTCCGCTCGAACTGGGCCGCGCGGTGGGCGCGTTCCTGCGCGAGGTCGGCGCGCTCGCTCCGGACGACGCCCGGCTGCGGCTGGTGGCCGCGGGCCTGGACGCCTGGGCCGCGGACAACGTGCTGGCGTATCTGGACGAGCAGCGCCGGGCCTGCGGGCACGTGCCGGACGACCGGACGATCCTGGTGGAGCGGTTCCGGGACGAGCTGGGGGACTGGCGGGTCGTGGTGCACTCGCCGTTCGGCGCGCAGGTGCACGCCCCGTGGGCGCTGGCGCTGGGCGCCCGGCTCTCGGAGCGGTACGGCATGGACGCCCAGGTCATGCACGCGGACGACGGCATCGTGCTGCGGCTGCCGGACGCCGATCTGATGGGACTGGACCTGCTCGACCAGGACCCGTCCGCGCCGGGGCTGGAGTACGACAGTGAGCAGGCGCCGGTGGGCGCGGCCGATGTCGCCTTCGACAAGGGCGAGGTGGACCGGATCGTCACCGAACAGGTCGGCGGCTCGGCGCTGTTCGCGTCCCGGTTCCGTGAGTGCGCCGCCCGCGCCCTGCTGCTGCCGCGGCGCAACCCCGGGCGCCGGACGCCGCTGTGGCAGCAGCGTCAGCGCGCGGCCCAGCTGCTGGAGGTGGCGAGCGAGTTCGGCTCCTTCCCGATCGTGCTGGAGGCCGTCCGCGAATGCCTCCAGGACGTGTTCGACGTGCCGGGGCTCCAGGAGCTGATGGGTGACATCGAGGCGCGCCGGGTCCGGCTCGTCGAGGTGACCACACCCGAGCCGTCCCCGTTCGCCCGCTCGCTGCTCTTCGGGTACGTCGCCCAGTTCCTGTACGAGGGTGACTCACCGCTCGCCGAGCGGCGGGCGGCCGCGCTGTCCCTGGACTCGCGGCTCCTGGCGGAGTTGCTGGGCCAGGCCGAGCTGCGGGAGCTGCTGGACCCGGAGGTCCTGGCCGAACTGGAGCGCGAGCTGCAGTGGCTCACGGACGACCGGCGGGTCAAGGACGCGGAGGGCGTGGCCGACCTGCTGCGCGTCCTGGGTCCGCTCACGGACGCGGAGCTGGCCGAGCGGGGCGCCGACCCGGCCTGGGCGCCGGAGCTGGCCGCCACCCGCCGGGCCATCCGCGTCCGGGTCGCCGGCGCCGACCACTGGGCGGCCGTGGAGGACGCCGGCCGGCTGCGGGACGCACTGGGCACGGCGCTGCCCGTCGGGGTCCCCGAGGCGTTCACGGAGCCGGTGAAGGACCCCCTGGGCGACCTCCTCGCCCGGTACGCGCGGACGCACGGGCCGTTCACGTCCGGCCAGGCCGCGGCCCGCTTCGGCCTGGGCACGGCCGTCACGGACGGCGCGCTGCACCGGCTCGCCGCGAGCGGCCGCATCGTCCAGGGCGAGTTCCACCCCTCGGGGATCGGCCAGGAGTGGTGCGACGCCGCCGTCCTGCGCCGGCTGCGGCGCCGCTCGCTCGCGGCCCTGCGCCATGAGCTGGAGCCGGTCCCGCCGGCCGCTCTCGCCACGTTCCTGCCGCAGTGGCAGCACCTCGGCAGCAGCAGCCTGCGCGGCATCGACGGACTGGCCCGCGCCATCGAGCAGCTCCAGGGCGCGCCCGTACCGGCCTCGGCGCTGGAGAAGCTGATCCTCCCGTCCCGCGTCCGCGACTACAGCCCCACCCTCCTCGACGAGCTGACCACGACCGGCGAGGTCGTCTGGGCCGGGGCGGGCGCCCTGCCCGGCAAGGACGGCTGGGTCTCGCTGTACCTCGCCGACGCCGCGCCCCTGCTGCTGCCGCCGCCGCACCCGCTGGAACTGACCGCGCTGCACGAGTCCGTCCTGGCCGCGCTCTCCGGGGGCTACGGGTTGTTCTTCCGCCAGATCGCCGACCAGGTACGGGCCGCCACGCACCCCGACGCCACCGACCCGCAGCTCGCCGACGCGCTGTGGGACCTGACCTGGTCCGGCCGCCTCACCAACGACACGCTGGCGCCGCTGCGTTCCCTGCTCGGCTCGGGCCGCACGGCGGGGTCCACCGCGCACCGCGCCCGGCGCGCCGTCCCGCGCGGCCGGTACGGGACGCTGACGGCGACAGCCCTGGGCGCGGCCTCCCGCTCCCCCGGCCGCGCCGCGTCCCGCTCCGGCCCGCCCACCGTCAGCGGCCGCTGGTCACTGCTGCCGCCCGCGGAGCCGGAGCCCACGCACCGCGCCCACGCCCTGGCCCGTACCCTGCTCGACCGGCACGGCGTGGTCACGCGCGGCGCGGTCGCCGCCGAGGGTGTCGAGGGCGGCTTCTCCGCCACGTACCGCGTCCTGTCCGCGTTCGAGGACAGCGGGCAGGCCCGCCGCGGCTATGTGGTGGAGGGCCTGGGCGCCGCCCAGTTCGCCATGGACGGTGCCGTGGACCGGCTGCGCGCGGCGGCCAACGCCCGTGACCGCGGCGACGGATCCACCGCCCCGAGCGCCGTCGTCCTGGCCGCCGCCGACCCTGCGAACGCCTACGGCGCGGCCCTCCCCTGGCCCGAGCCCCCCACGGGCGCCGGCCACAAGCCGGGCCGCAAGGCGGGCTCCCTGGTCGTCCTGGTCGACGGCGAGCTGACCCTCTACATGGAACGCGGCGGCAAGACGCTCCTGTCCTGGGCCACGGACCCGGACGACCCGAGGCTTCACGCCGCCACGGACGCCCTGTCGGAAGCCGCCCGAGCAGGCGCTCTGGGCACGGTCACGGTGGAACGCATCAACGCCACTCCGGCCCTGACGTCCCCCCTGTCCCCCACCTTGGAGTCTTCCGGCTTCCACGCCACCCCAAGGGGCCTGCGGATACGCGCCTAG
- a CDS encoding GNAT family protein codes for MPGRSFRAHATVTSPAEGDVTVGRVKWFPGSWGPDALAGWSLAIGLVPSARGRGIGTRAQRLLAEYLFDHTRVERIQAWTDCANLAEQRALEKAGFVREGVLRSAVWRGGQWHDSVLYSLLRAERLGDAPM; via the coding sequence ATGCCCGGACGATCTTTCCGGGCGCACGCAACCGTCACGTCGCCCGCCGAGGGCGACGTGACGGTGGGCCGGGTCAAGTGGTTCCCCGGCAGCTGGGGACCCGACGCCCTGGCGGGTTGGAGCCTGGCGATCGGCCTGGTGCCCTCCGCCCGCGGCCGGGGCATAGGCACCCGGGCCCAGCGGCTGCTGGCGGAGTACCTCTTCGACCACACCAGGGTCGAACGGATCCAGGCATGGACCGACTGCGCCAACCTCGCCGAGCAGCGCGCGTTGGAGAAGGCGGGCTTCGTCAGGGAGGGCGTGCTGCGCTCCGCGGTGTGGCGCGGCGGCCAGTGGCACGATTCGGTGCTCTACTCCCTGCTCCGCGCGGAACGGCTCGGCGACGCACCGATGTGA
- a CDS encoding Fpg/Nei family DNA glycosylase produces MPEGDTVWRTARRMHRALAGRLLTVSDLRVPRLATTDLTGRTVLDVTPRGKHLLTRIEGGLTLHSHLRMDGAWHVYEAGERWRGGPGHQVRAVLGTSAYTAVGYRLPVLDLLRTVDEPSVVGHLGPDLLGPDWDFEEAVRRVCADPARPLGEALLDQRNLAGVGNVYKCELAFMARVTPWLPVGELPPGVPERLIATAHRLLEANKDRSDRRTVTAARPDRRLYVYGRRNQPCYRCGTTIRWDDRDERVSYWCPGCQTGPGPGTAG; encoded by the coding sequence ATGCCCGAAGGAGACACCGTCTGGCGGACCGCTCGGCGGATGCACCGTGCCCTCGCGGGGCGGCTGCTCACCGTCAGTGACCTGCGCGTTCCGCGGCTGGCCACGACCGATCTGACCGGCCGGACCGTTCTCGACGTCACTCCGCGCGGCAAGCATCTGCTGACCCGGATCGAGGGTGGTCTCACGCTCCACTCGCACCTGCGGATGGACGGTGCCTGGCATGTGTACGAGGCCGGGGAGCGGTGGCGTGGGGGTCCCGGGCACCAGGTGCGGGCCGTTCTGGGTACGTCCGCGTACACCGCCGTCGGCTACCGGCTGCCCGTGCTGGACCTCCTCCGCACGGTCGACGAGCCGAGCGTCGTGGGGCATCTGGGCCCCGATCTCCTCGGCCCCGACTGGGACTTCGAGGAAGCCGTCCGGCGGGTGTGCGCCGACCCGGCGCGACCGCTGGGGGAAGCGCTGCTGGACCAGCGGAATCTCGCGGGCGTCGGGAACGTCTACAAGTGCGAGTTGGCCTTCATGGCGCGCGTGACCCCCTGGCTGCCCGTCGGAGAGCTGCCACCCGGTGTGCCCGAGCGGCTGATCGCCACGGCCCATCGGCTGCTCGAAGCCAACAAGGACCGCTCCGACCGCCGTACCGTCACCGCCGCCCGCCCCGACCGCCGCCTCTACGTCTACGGCCGCAGGAACCAGCCCTGTTACCGCTGCGGCACCACGATCCGCTGGGACGACCGGGACGAGCGCGTGTCCTATTGGTGCCCCGGCTGTCAGACGGGTCCGGGGCCCGGCACGGCCGGTTGA
- a CDS encoding DNA starvation/stationary phase protection protein, translating to MTVVKSSLPDADLKVVGEALQGALVDLVDLSLVAKQVHWNVVGPRFRSIHLQLDEVVATARQHSDVMAERASALGVNPDGRAATVASGSAIGKVPEGWIKDNDAVRILVDALGAVIERMRERIAATEQPDPVTQDLVMEVTADLEKHAWMFQAESA from the coding sequence ATGACTGTCGTCAAGAGTTCCTTGCCCGACGCCGACCTCAAGGTGGTCGGCGAAGCCTTGCAGGGCGCGCTCGTGGACCTGGTCGACCTGTCGCTCGTGGCGAAGCAGGTGCACTGGAACGTGGTCGGACCGCGGTTCCGCTCCATACACCTGCAGCTCGACGAGGTCGTCGCCACCGCCCGCCAGCACTCCGATGTCATGGCGGAACGCGCGTCGGCGCTCGGTGTCAACCCGGACGGCCGGGCCGCGACCGTCGCGTCGGGGAGCGCGATCGGAAAGGTTCCGGAGGGCTGGATCAAGGACAATGACGCCGTGCGGATCCTGGTGGACGCGCTCGGCGCGGTCATCGAGCGGATGCGGGAGCGGATCGCGGCCACGGAGCAGCCGGATCCCGTGACGCAGGATCTGGTCATGGAAGTGACAGCCGACCTCGAGAAGCACGCCTGGATGTTCCAGGCGGAGAGCGCGTAG
- a CDS encoding helix-turn-helix domain-containing protein: MILLRRLLGDVLRRQRQRQGRTLREVSSSARVSLGYLSEVERGQKEASSELLSAICDALDVRMSELMREVSDELSLAELAESAAASEPVPAPVRPMLNSVSVTSVAGVPTERVTIKAPAEAVDVVAA, encoded by the coding sequence ATGATTCTGCTCCGTCGCCTGCTGGGTGACGTGCTGCGTCGGCAGCGCCAGCGCCAGGGCCGTACTCTGCGCGAAGTCTCCTCGTCCGCCCGAGTTTCGCTCGGCTATCTCTCCGAGGTGGAGCGGGGGCAGAAGGAGGCTTCCTCCGAACTGCTCTCCGCTATCTGCGACGCGCTGGACGTACGGATGTCCGAGCTCATGCGGGAAGTGAGCGACGAGCTGTCGCTGGCGGAGCTGGCGGAATCGGCAGCGGCGAGTGAGCCGGTGCCGGCACCAGTGCGCCCGATGCTCAATTCCGTATCCGTGACGTCGGTGGCAGGTGTGCCGACGGAGCGGGTGACGATCAAGGCGCCCGCGGAAGCTGTGGACGTCGTCGCTGCTTGA
- a CDS encoding CinA family protein, producing the protein MGDHLIGEPVGDPVVESSAARVLRMLAERDQTLAVAESLTGGLVAAALTSVPGASAVFRGSVTAYATPLKRELLGVDGALLERRGAVDGEVALQMAAGVRSRLGADWGIATTGVAGPEAQDGQPVGTVFVAVRGPAAGAVGAGKVAALRLNGDRAEIRRESVRSVLELLASELSENARAKDTEQNGGN; encoded by the coding sequence GTGGGGGACCACCTGATCGGGGAACCGGTCGGCGATCCGGTCGTCGAGTCGTCCGCGGCGCGCGTGTTGCGGATGCTCGCGGAGCGTGACCAGACCCTGGCGGTCGCCGAGTCGCTCACGGGCGGGCTCGTGGCGGCGGCGCTCACCTCCGTACCCGGGGCCTCGGCGGTCTTCCGCGGCTCCGTCACGGCGTACGCCACCCCGCTGAAGCGGGAGCTGCTGGGCGTCGACGGGGCACTGCTGGAGCGGCGCGGGGCCGTCGACGGTGAGGTCGCGCTGCAGATGGCGGCGGGCGTGCGCAGCCGGCTCGGCGCCGACTGGGGCATCGCGACGACGGGTGTCGCCGGGCCCGAGGCCCAGGACGGACAGCCCGTCGGGACGGTCTTCGTGGCCGTGCGCGGACCCGCCGCAGGAGCCGTCGGAGCGGGGAAAGTGGCCGCTCTGCGGTTGAACGGCGACCGCGCGGAAATCCGTAGAGAGAGTGTACGGAGCGTGCTGGAACTGCTCGCGAGCGAACTCTCGGAAAATGCGCGGGCAAAGGATACGGAACAGAACGGGGGGAATTGA
- the pgsA gene encoding CDP-diacylglycerol--glycerol-3-phosphate 3-phosphatidyltransferase: MTGVPASAAGGTGRRAPGGKLGAAAVNQASLWNIANILTMVRLVLVPAFVVLLLQDGGYDPAWRAWAWAAFAVAMITDVFDGHLARTYNLVTDFGKIADPIADKAIMAAGLICLSGLGDLPWWVTGVILFRELGITLMRFWVIRHGVIPASRGGKMKTLAQGTAVGMYVLALTGPLATLRWWVMALAVVLTVVTGLDYVRQAIVLRRRGLAEERAARAAEAARSSQASQTAPEPPR; the protein is encoded by the coding sequence ATGACCGGAGTCCCGGCGTCCGCCGCGGGCGGTACGGGGCGGAGGGCACCCGGCGGCAAGCTGGGAGCCGCGGCCGTCAACCAGGCCAGCCTGTGGAACATCGCCAACATCCTGACCATGGTGCGGCTGGTGCTCGTGCCGGCGTTCGTGGTGCTGCTGCTCCAGGACGGCGGGTACGACCCGGCCTGGCGTGCCTGGGCGTGGGCGGCGTTCGCCGTCGCCATGATCACCGACGTCTTCGACGGCCACCTGGCCCGTACGTACAACCTCGTCACCGACTTCGGGAAGATCGCCGATCCGATCGCCGACAAGGCGATCATGGCGGCCGGGCTGATCTGCCTGTCCGGTCTCGGCGACCTGCCGTGGTGGGTGACGGGGGTCATCCTCTTCCGCGAGCTGGGCATCACGCTCATGCGGTTCTGGGTGATCCGGCACGGGGTCATCCCGGCCAGCCGGGGCGGCAAGATGAAGACCCTGGCCCAGGGCACGGCGGTCGGCATGTACGTGCTGGCCCTGACCGGGCCGCTGGCCACCCTCCGCTGGTGGGTGATGGCCCTCGCGGTCGTCCTGACGGTCGTGACGGGCCTGGACTACGTCCGGCAGGCCATTGTGCTGCGGCGCCGTGGCCTGGCCGAGGAGAGGGCCGCACGGGCGGCTGAGGCGGCACGGTCCTCGCAGGCGTCGCAGACCGCTCCGGAGCCGCCCCGGTGA
- the rimO gene encoding 30S ribosomal protein S12 methylthiotransferase RimO, whose amino-acid sequence MPERRTVALVTLGCARNEVDSEELAGRLAADGWQLVDDAADADVAVVNTCGFVEAAKKDSVDALLEANDLKDHGRTQAVVAVGCMAERYGKELADALPEADGVLGFDDYADISDRLQTILSGGIHASHTPRDRRKLLPLSPVERQEAASAVALPGHGASAPEEPQEAPADLPEGIAPASGPRAPLRRRLDSSPVASVKLASGCDRRCSFCAIPSFRGSFVSRRPSDVLGETRWLAEQGVKEIMLVSENNTSYGKDLGDIRLLETLLPELAAVDGIERVRVSYLQPAEMRPGLIDVLTSTEKVVPYFDLSFQHSAPAVLRSMRRFGDTDRFLELLDTIRGKAPQAGVRSNFIVGFPGETDEDFAELERFLTHARLDAIGVFGYSDEDGTEAATYENKLDQEVVDERLAHLSRMAEELTAQRAEERLGETLEVLVESVVGDGPDDELDEDEYAAVGRAAHQAPETDGQVLFTASAGLAVGRMVRAKVVATEGVDLVAEVLEEAGR is encoded by the coding sequence ATGCCCGAACGCCGTACCGTCGCCCTTGTCACTCTTGGCTGCGCCCGTAACGAGGTGGACTCGGAGGAGCTCGCAGGCCGCCTGGCAGCGGACGGCTGGCAGCTCGTCGACGACGCCGCCGACGCGGACGTCGCCGTCGTCAACACCTGTGGCTTCGTCGAGGCCGCCAAGAAGGACTCCGTCGACGCCCTGCTCGAAGCCAACGATCTGAAGGACCACGGCCGCACCCAGGCCGTCGTCGCCGTCGGCTGCATGGCCGAGCGCTACGGCAAGGAGCTGGCCGACGCCCTGCCCGAAGCGGACGGCGTCCTCGGCTTCGACGACTACGCCGACATCTCCGACCGGCTCCAGACGATCCTCAGCGGAGGCATCCACGCCTCCCACACCCCCCGCGACCGGCGCAAGCTGCTGCCGCTGAGCCCCGTGGAGCGGCAGGAGGCGGCCTCCGCGGTCGCCCTGCCCGGCCACGGCGCCTCCGCGCCCGAGGAGCCCCAGGAGGCCCCCGCGGACCTGCCGGAGGGCATCGCGCCCGCCTCCGGGCCGCGCGCGCCGCTGCGCCGCCGCCTGGACAGCAGCCCCGTCGCCTCCGTGAAGCTGGCCTCGGGCTGCGACCGCCGCTGCTCGTTCTGCGCCATTCCGTCCTTCCGCGGCTCCTTCGTCTCCCGGCGCCCCTCGGACGTGCTGGGCGAGACCCGCTGGCTGGCCGAGCAGGGCGTGAAGGAGATCATGCTGGTCTCCGAGAACAACACCTCGTACGGCAAGGACCTCGGCGACATCCGGCTCCTGGAGACGCTGCTGCCGGAGCTGGCCGCCGTCGACGGGATCGAGCGCGTCCGGGTCAGCTACCTCCAGCCCGCCGAGATGCGGCCCGGCCTCATCGACGTCCTGACGTCCACCGAGAAGGTCGTGCCGTACTTCGACCTGTCCTTCCAGCACTCGGCGCCCGCCGTGCTGCGGTCCATGCGCCGCTTCGGCGACACCGACCGCTTCCTGGAGCTCCTGGACACCATCCGGGGCAAGGCGCCGCAGGCCGGCGTGCGCTCCAACTTCATCGTCGGCTTCCCCGGCGAGACCGACGAGGACTTCGCCGAGCTGGAACGCTTCCTCACGCACGCGCGTCTGGACGCCATCGGTGTGTTCGGTTACTCGGACGAGGACGGCACGGAGGCCGCCACGTACGAGAACAAGCTCGACCAGGAGGTCGTCGACGAGCGCCTCGCCCACCTGTCGCGGATGGCCGAGGAGCTGACCGCGCAGCGCGCCGAGGAGCGGCTCGGGGAGACCCTGGAGGTCCTCGTCGAGTCCGTGGTGGGCGACGGCCCCGACGACGAGCTGGACGAGGACGAGTACGCCGCCGTGGGCCGCGCCGCCCACCAGGCGCCCGAGACGGACGGCCAGGTCCTGTTCACCGCGAGCGCGGGCCTCGCCGTGGGCCGTATGGTCAGGGCCAAGGTCGTCGCCACGGAGGGCGTCGACCTGGTGGCCGAGGTACTGGAGGAGGCGGGCAGATGA
- a CDS encoding helix-turn-helix domain-containing protein has product MSIGNSPEDDRPSTPEDDRPSIGRALRQARIDAGLTVEEVSSSTRVRVPIVHAIEEDDFSRCGGDVYARGHVRTLARAVGLDPAVLVGQYDAEHGGRPTPTPAAPLFEAERIRPERRRPNWTAAMVAAIVAVIGFVGFTLFSRDDGGSGSKHVAEAAPSPKPSLSAKPKPTVAPPVASESAIAAVPQDKVTVKLTAIDDKSWISAKAQDGKLLFDGLLLKGDSKTFQDDERLDLILGNAGAIELFVNGKKVEDEFAPGQVERLSYSKGDPQDG; this is encoded by the coding sequence GTGTCCATCGGCAACTCCCCCGAAGACGACCGGCCTTCGACCCCCGAGGACGACCGGCCCTCGATCGGCCGTGCGCTCCGCCAGGCACGCATCGACGCAGGTCTGACCGTCGAGGAGGTCAGTTCCTCCACCCGGGTGCGCGTCCCCATCGTGCACGCCATCGAGGAGGACGACTTCTCGCGGTGCGGCGGCGATGTGTACGCCCGCGGGCACGTGCGCACGCTCGCACGGGCCGTCGGGCTCGACCCCGCCGTACTGGTCGGGCAGTACGACGCGGAACACGGAGGCCGTCCCACCCCCACACCCGCCGCCCCGCTCTTCGAGGCGGAACGGATCCGCCCCGAGCGGCGCCGGCCCAACTGGACGGCCGCCATGGTCGCGGCGATCGTCGCCGTGATCGGCTTCGTCGGCTTCACGCTCTTCAGCCGCGACGACGGCGGCTCCGGATCCAAGCACGTGGCCGAGGCGGCACCGTCCCCGAAGCCCAGCCTGTCGGCCAAGCCCAAGCCGACCGTGGCCCCGCCCGTCGCGTCCGAGAGCGCGATCGCGGCGGTCCCGCAGGACAAGGTGACGGTGAAGCTGACCGCCATCGACGACAAGAGCTGGATCTCCGCCAAGGCCCAGGACGGCAAGCTGCTCTTCGACGGGCTGCTGCTGAAGGGCGACTCCAAGACCTTCCAGGACGACGAGCGGCTGGACCTGATCCTCGGCAACGCCGGGGCGATCGAGCTGTTCGTGAACGGCAAGAAGGTGGAGGACGAGTTCGCGCCCGGACAGGTGGAGCGCCTGTCGTACAGCAAGGGCGACCCGCAGGACGGCTGA